The Streptomyces sp. HSG2 genome has a segment encoding these proteins:
- a CDS encoding response regulator transcription factor, with protein sequence MEQQRTPSRGGARVLVVDDDPTVAEVVSGYLARAGFVVDRAPDGPAALARAAARRPDLVVLDLMLPGMDGLEVCRRMRGGGPVPVIMLTARGDEEDRVLGLEVGADDYVTKPFSPRELVLRVESVLRRVGPPPQAATLRAAGLSLDPAARRATRDGVELALTVREFDLLAFLLRHPGRAFSREELMREVWGWDFGDLSTVTVHVRRLRGKVEDDPARPRMIQTVWGVGYRFDVDGGE encoded by the coding sequence ATGGAACAGCAGCGCACGCCGTCGCGGGGCGGGGCCCGGGTGCTGGTCGTCGACGACGACCCCACCGTGGCGGAGGTCGTCAGCGGCTATCTGGCCCGGGCCGGATTCGTCGTGGACCGGGCGCCGGACGGACCGGCCGCGCTCGCCCGCGCCGCCGCCCGCCGTCCGGATCTCGTCGTCCTCGACCTGATGCTGCCCGGTATGGACGGCCTGGAGGTGTGTCGGAGGATGCGGGGCGGGGGGCCTGTGCCGGTGATCATGTTGACCGCTCGCGGGGACGAGGAGGACCGCGTCCTCGGTCTGGAGGTGGGGGCCGACGACTACGTCACCAAGCCCTTCAGCCCCCGCGAACTGGTTCTTCGGGTCGAGTCGGTGCTGCGCCGGGTCGGCCCGCCGCCGCAGGCCGCAACGCTGCGGGCCGCCGGGCTCAGCCTGGACCCGGCGGCCCGCCGGGCCACCCGAGATGGAGTCGAACTCGCTCTCACCGTACGAGAGTTCGACTTGCTCGCCTTCCTGCTGCGGCACCCCGGCAGGGCGTTCTCCCGGGAGGAACTCATGCGCGAGGTGTGGGGCTGGGACTTCGGTGACCTGTCCACCGTGACCGTGCACGTCCGCAGACTGCGCGGCAAGGTCGAGGACGACCCGGCCCGGCCCCGGATGATCCAGACCGTGTGGGGCGTCGGATACCGTTTCGACGTCGACGGCGGGGAGTGA
- a CDS encoding glycosyltransferase family 2 protein: protein MDVVLPCLDEVEALPWVLERIPTGWRALVVDNGSTDGSGDRARALGAAVVREERRGFGAACQAGLEAATADVVCFCDCDASLDPGGLVPFVDEVRSGRADLVLGRRRPSAPGAWPGHARAANLVLARMVRHRTGLALRDLGPLRAARRTALLSLRLTDRRGGYPLQMVVRAADAGWRVAEHDVPYLPRTGSSKVTGTWRGTWQTVRDMRRVLAEPPLATTEGAPR from the coding sequence GTGGACGTAGTCCTGCCCTGTCTCGACGAAGTCGAGGCACTGCCCTGGGTCCTGGAGCGGATCCCGACCGGTTGGCGCGCGCTCGTGGTGGACAACGGCTCCACCGACGGATCGGGCGACCGCGCCCGCGCCCTCGGCGCCGCCGTGGTGCGCGAGGAGCGCCGCGGCTTCGGCGCGGCATGTCAGGCGGGGTTGGAGGCCGCCACCGCCGACGTGGTCTGCTTCTGCGACTGCGACGCCTCCCTGGACCCGGGCGGCCTGGTGCCGTTCGTCGACGAGGTCCGCTCCGGCCGGGCCGACCTGGTGTTGGGTCGGCGCAGGCCGAGCGCCCCGGGGGCCTGGCCCGGGCACGCGCGGGCGGCAAACCTGGTGCTGGCCCGGATGGTCAGGCACCGTACCGGGCTCGCGCTGCGGGACCTCGGACCGCTTCGCGCCGCCCGGCGTACGGCGCTGCTGTCGCTGCGGCTGACCGACCGACGCGGCGGTTACCCCCTGCAGATGGTGGTGCGCGCCGCGGACGCCGGGTGGCGTGTCGCCGAACACGACGTCCCGTACTTGCCCCGGACCGGGTCGTCCAAGGTGACCGGGACCTGGCGCGGCACCTGGCAGACCGTCCGGGACATGCGTCGGGTCCTGGCCGAACCACCGCTCGCCACGACGGAAGGGGCGCCTCGGTGA
- a CDS encoding DUF2064 domain-containing protein: protein MSVSPAEPTLLVIAKEPRPGRVKTRLTPTFTPREAAALAEAALADTLDVVARSPARRRVLVLDGSPGPWLPPGFEVVPQCAGGLDRRLAAAFAGCEGPSLLVGMDTPQVTPALLTVDFTEHDAWLGAARDGGFWALGLARPDPSRLLGVPMSTPTTGAAQRSRLAGLRIGDLPVLRDVDTPADARSVAAEAPGGRFAARLADITAVRR from the coding sequence GTGAGCGTCAGCCCGGCGGAGCCCACGCTCCTCGTCATCGCGAAGGAACCGCGGCCCGGGCGGGTGAAGACCCGGCTCACCCCGACGTTCACCCCGAGGGAGGCGGCGGCCCTCGCCGAGGCGGCCCTCGCCGACACCCTGGACGTCGTGGCCCGCTCGCCCGCCCGACGCCGCGTGCTCGTGCTGGACGGCTCCCCCGGACCGTGGCTTCCCCCGGGCTTCGAGGTCGTCCCGCAGTGCGCGGGAGGTCTGGACCGCCGGCTGGCCGCCGCCTTCGCCGGGTGCGAGGGCCCCTCGCTGCTCGTCGGCATGGACACGCCGCAGGTCACGCCGGCGTTGCTGACGGTGGACTTCACCGAGCACGACGCGTGGCTCGGCGCGGCGCGCGACGGCGGGTTCTGGGCACTGGGCCTGGCCCGGCCGGACCCGTCCCGACTCCTCGGAGTGCCGATGTCCACACCGACCACCGGGGCGGCCCAGCGCTCCCGGCTCGCCGGACTGCGGATCGGCGACCTGCCCGTGCTCCGGGACGTGGACACGCCCGCCGACGCCCGAAGCGTCGCGGCCGAGGCGCCCGGCGGGCGCTTCGCGGCCCGGCTCGCCGACATCACCGCGGTGCGCCGGTGA
- a CDS encoding class I SAM-dependent methyltransferase, translated as MRRESAKAAPSRRTAAPLGRAPEPGRPSDAGESADRCWSAGPYDRAVRAGRGPLFLRPSDGRLLPLDVERWCAEADPADLTVLRRCEGAVLDVGCGPGRLLAALDARGRRAMGIDVSQAAVDRAVGLGGHALRRSVFDRLPGEGGWGTALLMDGNIGIGGDPRALFARLARLLTPGGLLIAEPVPQPEVDERLLAHLTDARGAIDGPFPWARLGAPALVRHAIGTGWRPEGQWSAGGRCFVSLRSRATSSSAEQPNRAAVSSSHRPANPVAGSPVNRS; from the coding sequence ATACGGCGCGAGTCCGCGAAGGCGGCACCCTCCCGACGGACGGCCGCTCCACTCGGACGGGCGCCCGAGCCCGGTCGGCCCTCCGACGCCGGGGAGTCCGCGGACCGCTGCTGGTCCGCCGGGCCCTACGACCGCGCCGTACGAGCCGGTCGGGGTCCGCTCTTCCTGCGGCCGTCGGACGGTCGACTGTTGCCCTTGGACGTCGAGCGCTGGTGCGCGGAGGCCGACCCGGCCGACCTGACGGTCCTGCGCCGCTGCGAGGGGGCCGTCCTGGATGTGGGATGCGGGCCGGGACGGCTGTTGGCGGCCCTCGACGCGCGGGGGCGGCGGGCCATGGGCATCGACGTCAGCCAGGCCGCCGTCGACCGGGCCGTCGGGCTCGGGGGACACGCCCTGCGCCGCTCGGTGTTCGACAGGCTTCCCGGGGAGGGCGGGTGGGGGACCGCCCTCCTGATGGACGGCAACATCGGGATCGGCGGCGACCCCCGAGCACTGTTCGCGCGGCTCGCCCGACTGCTGACCCCCGGAGGGCTGTTGATCGCGGAACCCGTTCCCCAACCCGAGGTCGACGAGCGGTTGCTGGCGCACCTCACCGACGCGCGCGGTGCCATCGACGGCCCCTTCCCATGGGCGCGGTTGGGGGCGCCGGCCCTGGTGCGGCACGCCATCGGGACGGGTTGGCGGCCGGAGGGTCAGTGGTCGGCGGGCGGGCGCTGTTTCGTCTCCCTGCGCAGCCGCGCGACCAGCAGCAGCGCGGAGCAACCGAACAGGGCGGCCGTCAGCAGCAGCCATCGACCCGCGAACCCGGTCGCGGGCAGTCCGGTGAACCGCTCGTAG